One genomic region from Camelus bactrianus isolate YW-2024 breed Bactrian camel chromosome 3, ASM4877302v1, whole genome shotgun sequence encodes:
- the RPS14 gene encoding small ribosomal subunit protein uS11, whose amino-acid sequence MAPRKGKEKKEEQVISLGPQVAEGENVFGVCHIFASFNDTFVHVTDLSGKETICRVTGGMKVKADRDESSPYAAMLAAQDVAQRCKELGITALHIKLRATGGNRTKTPGPGAQSALRALARSGMKIGRIEDVTPIPSDSTRRKGGRRGRRL is encoded by the exons ATGGCACCTcgcaaggggaaagaaaagaaggaagaacaggTCATCAGCCTCGGCCCTCAGGTGGCTGAAGGAGAAAATGTATTTGGTGTGTGCCACATCTTTGCATCCTTCAATGACACTTTTGTCCATGTTACCGATCTTTCTGGCAA GGAAACCATCTGCCGTGTAACTGGTGGGATGAAGGTGAAGGCTGACCGAGATGAGTCCTCTCCATATGCTGCCATGTTGGCCGCCCAGGATGTAGCCCAGAGGTGCAAAGAGCTGGGCATCACTGCCCTCCACATCAAACTCCGGGCCACAGGAGGCAATAG GACCAAGACCCCTGGACCAGGAGCGCAGTCAGCCCTTAGAGCCCTCGCCCGCTCAGGAATGAAGATTGGGCGTATTG AGGACGTCACCCCCATTCCCTCCGACAGCACCCGCAGGAAGGGGGGTCGCCGCGGTCGCCGTCTGTGA